One window of the Rhipicephalus sanguineus isolate Rsan-2018 chromosome 4, BIME_Rsan_1.4, whole genome shotgun sequence genome contains the following:
- the LOC119389776 gene encoding uncharacterized protein LOC119389776 isoform X1, with protein sequence MSPPWLPRFRPLFLLVTALNVLLLYSVGHYLWAPRSAALWSSSAEGSGSAGGAWERATPVGHRIRTAGCTLPQFDPFDPSVRPYFRRRSETRRCGGRPNFITIRDGYPTVIAQNLKEHGVLPEDLVCFYKEIYRNESLKKPDEKYLYGNRERLLFDEPLQKEFLFVECATRQSPDRPFHDQFLLNAVIKDSVEERCRTASAGTPHNLSVLVLGLDSVSYLNLDRHLPETAKFVRENLGAFELYGYNKLGDNSYPNQVPLILGLKDYEATKAAPDGFYDDLSSRFIWQLYGERGYRTMFLEESPFYGLFNYFSQGFRRAPADYYLRHVIMAMDDSPKKIQDWQRVRCLGPTMPFEELLDYLARFTDLIAERPFFSYTWISEITHDSLNSAGYADEPFRRHLEHLHASGTLNHTVLVFLSDHGLRFGDVRATYIGKFEDRQPFAFVVFPPWFLEQNPEAARTLRANQHRLTTHFDVHAMLVELLDYPNAERPNSTYGLSLLHDIPDTRTCADASISHHWCVCDARADAIVTGEVASMLANQFMATINGWVAQAVRLCEEYRLLEIMDVTALRATPAERAANTSHYWVTIKLSPGAAVFEGTVRVQGDNVTVLKEISRCNWFSGQSYCVSNWLQKFCYCRRTVGELI encoded by the exons ATGAGCCCGCCCTGGCTGCCCCGTTTCCGGCCGCTGTTCCTGCTGGTGACGGCGCTCAACGTGCTGCTCCTGTACAGCGTGGGCCACTACCTGTGGGCGCCACGGTCCGCTGCCCTGTGGTCTTCGTCCGCGGAAGGCTCGGGCTCCGCTGGCGGCGCCTGGGAACGGGCCACCCCCGTGGGCCACCGCATTCGAACCGCGGGCTGCACGCTGCCCCAATTTGACCCGTTCGACCCTTCCGTGAGGCCGTACTTCCGGCGTCGCTCGGAGACGCGCCGCTGCGGCGGAAGACCAAACTTCATTACAATCAG GGATGGATATCCGACAGTGATTGCCCAGAATCTCAAAGAACATGGTGTGCTTCCGGAGGACCTCGTGTGCTTCTACAAAGAAATCTACCGAAACGAGTCTTTGAAGAAACCCGACGAGAAGTACCTTTACGGGAACAGAGAACGGCTTCTGTTTGACGAACCGCTTCAGAAGGAGTTCCTCTTCGTGGAATGCGCCACGAGACAGTCTCCGGACCGACCATTTCATGACCAGTTCCTCCTCAATGCGGTGATCAAAGATAGTGTCGAGGAACGCTGTCGCACGGCGTCTGCTGGAACGCCCCACAACCTGAGCGTTCTGGTCCTCGGTCTCGACTCGGTCTCTTACTTAAATTTAGACAGGCACCTGCCGGAGACTGCAAAGTTTGTCCGCGAGAACCTCGGCGCTTTCGAACTGTACGGATACAATAAACTTGGGGACAACTCGTACCCGAACCAGGTTCCCCTGATCCTGGGCCTCAAGGACTACGAAGCTACCAAAGCTGCTCCAGATGGATTCTATGACGACCTGAGTAGCCGGTTCATTTGGCAGCTGTACGGAGAACGGGGTTACCGGACTATGTTTCTCGAGGAGTCGCCGTTCTACGGCCTCTTCAATTACTTCAGCCAGGGCTTCCGGCGAGCTCCGGCTGACTATTACCTGCGACATGTCATAATGGCCATGGACGACTCGCCAAAGAAAATTCAAGACTGGCAACGCGTCCGCTGTTTGGGACCCACGATGCCGTTCGAGGAACTGCTGGACTACCTCGCCCGCTTCACGGACTTGATTGCAGAGAGACCGTTCTTCTCCTACACCTGGATCAGCGAGATCACGCACGATTCATTGAACAGCGCTGGCTACGCGGACGAGCCCTTCCGACGACATCTGGAACATTTGCACGCTTCCGGCACGCTTAACCACACCGTTCTCGTCTTCCTCAGCGACCACGGCTTGCGGTTCGGCGACGTTCGGGCAACCTACATCGGCAAGTTCGAGGACCGCCAGCCGTTCGCCTTCGTCGTCTTCCCGCCGTGGTTCCTCGAGCAGAACCCAGAAGCGGCGCGCACTCTCCGCGCCAATCAGCACCGCCTGACGACTCACTTCGACGTGCACGCCATGCTCGTCGAGCTGCTCGACTACCCCAACGCCGAACGACCCAACTCCACGTACGGGCTCAGCCTGCTACACGACATACCCGACACAAGGACGTGTGCTGACGCGTCCATTTCCCACCATTGGTGCGTGTGCGATGCCCGCGCCGACGCCATCGTTACAGGTGAGGTGGCCTCGATGCTAGCAAACCAGTTCATGGCCACGATTAACGGATGGGTAGCCCAGGCAGTGCGGTTGTGCGAAGAGTACCGGCTGCTCGAAATCATGGACGTGACGGCGCTTCGGGCGACCCCTGCTGAGCGTGCGGCGAACACGAGCCACTACTGGGTAACCATCAAGCTTTCGCCGGGCGCGGCAGTGTTTGAGGGCACGGTGCGTGTACAAGGAGACAATGTGACGGTGCTGAAGGAGATCAGCCGCTGCAACTGGTTCTCGGGCCAGTCATACTGCGTCAGCAACTGGCTACAGAAGTTTTGCTATTGCCGCCGGACAGTTGGAGAGCTGATTTGA
- the LOC119389776 gene encoding uncharacterized protein LOC119389776 isoform X2, translated as MRIVLAAFCLSLLYHFLFVFPFSLYFFVVYVWHSTFIIYHLFLLISLALSLPCHSPLPLFLCFCFLPVSGSFPSTAAADLVEDLLKDGYPTVIAQNLKEHGVLPEDLVCFYKEIYRNESLKKPDEKYLYGNRERLLFDEPLQKEFLFVECATRQSPDRPFHDQFLLNAVIKDSVEERCRTASAGTPHNLSVLVLGLDSVSYLNLDRHLPETAKFVRENLGAFELYGYNKLGDNSYPNQVPLILGLKDYEATKAAPDGFYDDLSSRFIWQLYGERGYRTMFLEESPFYGLFNYFSQGFRRAPADYYLRHVIMAMDDSPKKIQDWQRVRCLGPTMPFEELLDYLARFTDLIAERPFFSYTWISEITHDSLNSAGYADEPFRRHLEHLHASGTLNHTVLVFLSDHGLRFGDVRATYIGKFEDRQPFAFVVFPPWFLEQNPEAARTLRANQHRLTTHFDVHAMLVELLDYPNAERPNSTYGLSLLHDIPDTRTCADASISHHWCVCDARADAIVTGEVASMLANQFMATINGWVAQAVRLCEEYRLLEIMDVTALRATPAERAANTSHYWVTIKLSPGAAVFEGTVRVQGDNVTVLKEISRCNWFSGQSYCVSNWLQKFCYCRRTVGELI; from the exons ATGCGCATAGTACTTGCTGCATTCTGTCTTTCTTTGTTAtatcattttttgtttgttttccccTTTAGCCTTTATTTTTTCGTTGTATATGTTTGGCACTCCACTTTCATTATTTACCATCTGTTCCTTCtgatctctctcgctctctcactGCCTTGCCATTCTCCTCTGCcacttttcctttgtttctgtttcttgCCAGTCTCTGGTTCATTCCCTTCCACGGCCGCAGCGGATCTTGTCGAAGACTTGCTCAA GGATGGATATCCGACAGTGATTGCCCAGAATCTCAAAGAACATGGTGTGCTTCCGGAGGACCTCGTGTGCTTCTACAAAGAAATCTACCGAAACGAGTCTTTGAAGAAACCCGACGAGAAGTACCTTTACGGGAACAGAGAACGGCTTCTGTTTGACGAACCGCTTCAGAAGGAGTTCCTCTTCGTGGAATGCGCCACGAGACAGTCTCCGGACCGACCATTTCATGACCAGTTCCTCCTCAATGCGGTGATCAAAGATAGTGTCGAGGAACGCTGTCGCACGGCGTCTGCTGGAACGCCCCACAACCTGAGCGTTCTGGTCCTCGGTCTCGACTCGGTCTCTTACTTAAATTTAGACAGGCACCTGCCGGAGACTGCAAAGTTTGTCCGCGAGAACCTCGGCGCTTTCGAACTGTACGGATACAATAAACTTGGGGACAACTCGTACCCGAACCAGGTTCCCCTGATCCTGGGCCTCAAGGACTACGAAGCTACCAAAGCTGCTCCAGATGGATTCTATGACGACCTGAGTAGCCGGTTCATTTGGCAGCTGTACGGAGAACGGGGTTACCGGACTATGTTTCTCGAGGAGTCGCCGTTCTACGGCCTCTTCAATTACTTCAGCCAGGGCTTCCGGCGAGCTCCGGCTGACTATTACCTGCGACATGTCATAATGGCCATGGACGACTCGCCAAAGAAAATTCAAGACTGGCAACGCGTCCGCTGTTTGGGACCCACGATGCCGTTCGAGGAACTGCTGGACTACCTCGCCCGCTTCACGGACTTGATTGCAGAGAGACCGTTCTTCTCCTACACCTGGATCAGCGAGATCACGCACGATTCATTGAACAGCGCTGGCTACGCGGACGAGCCCTTCCGACGACATCTGGAACATTTGCACGCTTCCGGCACGCTTAACCACACCGTTCTCGTCTTCCTCAGCGACCACGGCTTGCGGTTCGGCGACGTTCGGGCAACCTACATCGGCAAGTTCGAGGACCGCCAGCCGTTCGCCTTCGTCGTCTTCCCGCCGTGGTTCCTCGAGCAGAACCCAGAAGCGGCGCGCACTCTCCGCGCCAATCAGCACCGCCTGACGACTCACTTCGACGTGCACGCCATGCTCGTCGAGCTGCTCGACTACCCCAACGCCGAACGACCCAACTCCACGTACGGGCTCAGCCTGCTACACGACATACCCGACACAAGGACGTGTGCTGACGCGTCCATTTCCCACCATTGGTGCGTGTGCGATGCCCGCGCCGACGCCATCGTTACAGGTGAGGTGGCCTCGATGCTAGCAAACCAGTTCATGGCCACGATTAACGGATGGGTAGCCCAGGCAGTGCGGTTGTGCGAAGAGTACCGGCTGCTCGAAATCATGGACGTGACGGCGCTTCGGGCGACCCCTGCTGAGCGTGCGGCGAACACGAGCCACTACTGGGTAACCATCAAGCTTTCGCCGGGCGCGGCAGTGTTTGAGGGCACGGTGCGTGTACAAGGAGACAATGTGACGGTGCTGAAGGAGATCAGCCGCTGCAACTGGTTCTCGGGCCAGTCATACTGCGTCAGCAACTGGCTACAGAAGTTTTGCTATTGCCGCCGGACAGTTGGAGAGCTGATTTGA